The Synergistaceae bacterium DNA window TAGTTGGCGCTGTGTCTTTATCGGTGTCAAACCTCCTTCATCATTATAGATCTTCGGGAATGCAGGTTATCAGGCTCGACATCTGTGCTGTCTTTGGAAATTCTCAACATTCTCATCTGGCAGCAACGGAAAGAGCGTGCCTTGTGCTCTTGGTGATTCGGCTTCCCGGTACGCAAGTTCCAACACAGGGGTATTCATGGCCTCCGGGCTGTTCTGCAGCCACGACTCGGCTCTTTCGCGGGGAATGATGACGGGCATCCGGTTGTGGAAATTGTTCAGTTCCGGCGTCGCCGCCCGCGTCAATATCACGAAAGACGGCAATTTAAGGCCCGTTTCCACCCTCCAGCAGCCCGCCATGAAAATAAGGCTGGTGGGTTGAAAAAATTTATATTTGTTTTTCTTTCTTCCGGACTTCAGCCACTCGAAATAGCCGCTTGCCGGGATCAGGCAGCGCCTTTGCAGCATGGACTCACGAAATGTGGGCTTCGTCAAAGCCGTTTCGCTTCGGGCGTTGATGACGGGTTTACTGTCGAAACCGGCAAAGCCCCATTTCATACCCCGGTATTCTCTGACGCCTGTCTGAACC harbors:
- a CDS encoding SOS response-associated peptidase is translated as MCGRFYINIDEKAMKEIVEAAERSTPTRSEPEIKFDGEIFPTDVVPVQTGVREYRGMKWGFAGFDSKPVINARSETALTKPTFRESMLQRRCLIPASGYFEWLKSGRKKNKYKFFQPTSLIFMAGCWRVETGLKLPSFVILTRAATPELNNFHNRMPVIIPRERAESWLQNSPEAMNTPVLELAYREAESPRAQGTLFPLLPDENVENFQRQHRCRA